A genomic region of Papaver somniferum cultivar HN1 chromosome 7, ASM357369v1, whole genome shotgun sequence contains the following coding sequences:
- the LOC113299316 gene encoding uncharacterized protein LOC113299316 — translation MKQCGNISTSGSGFPPLISWSSDAVFDSDSLVCEILSRVPVKSLMSCKCVCKSWQSIICKSPYFIDLHFSRSKSRTSLGNGGVGGDVSLLIEWVRYDWGGPRLLSAEIQLSEGGGGATVQGEIPVPQCPERRTVIVGILNGLFCLADNEADCVCVYNPSTRKSTPWIKSAIKQQHEDESEEIQVIDEDGDHVIHEVTYHNFNWYAFGYDPATEEHKVVAFWQKKTKTWHGTRFDAVCEVLTICGREDKTNNSSSCRRFREVSLPPKVDAQELSKPLYASGSIYWLYEDLLLKKEPFILQFNVRTEGFRMFSVPNFIVGEILYPCRGHLIEVDGHLAVVGKKKVDMECQKNNNTSMKMCILHVNHDQDRRMQNANTVTCMSRVACSTSTDYYWIEEAFLMPPPSDWTPIHPDAILSIPGTDWFIIKSFEKGDFCFYFYNWRTKYFSSTKTEVVGMASLFQDTTQFSSSFFVLRTYSESLLPVV, via the coding sequence ATGAAACAGTGTGGTAATATCAGTACAAGTGGCTCAGGGTTTCCTCCACTTATCAGTTGGAGTAGTGATGCTGTATTTGATTCTGATTCATTAGTTTGTGAGATATTGAGTAGAGTCCCTGTTAAATCCCTCATGAGTTGCAAGTGCGTATGCAAATCTTGGCAATCTATAATTTGTAAGAGCCCATACTTCATTGATTTACACTTCAGCCGATCAAAATCACGTACTAGTCTGGGTAATGGTGGTGTCGGTGGTGATGTCTCCTTACTTATCGAATGGGTTAGATATGATTGGGGAGGACCACGTTTGTTATCAGCAGAAATCCAACTGtctgaaggaggaggaggagcaaCTGTGCAAGGGGAAATACCTGTTCCACAGTGTCCTGAACGGCGTACAGTCATTGTCGGTATACTCAATGGTTTGTTTTGTTTAGCAGACAATGAAGCAGACTGTGTATGCGTATATAATCCCAGCACCAGAAAATCAACACCTTGGATTAAGTCAGCAATTAAACAACAGCATGAAGATGAATCTGAGGAAATACAAGTAATAGATGAAGATGGTGATCACGTGATACATGAGGTTACCTATCACAATTTTAATTGGTATGCTTTTGGATATGATCCTGCTACCGAAGAACACAAAGTGGTTGCTTTTTGGCAGAAAAAAACGAAAACCTGGCATGGGACACGTTTCGATGCTGTTTGCGAGGTTTTGACCATTTGTGGCCGAGAAGACAAAACCAATAATAGTTCATCATGCAGAAGGTTCCGCGAGGTCTCACTCCCACCAAAAGTGGATGCCCAGGAACTTAGTAAACCTCTTTATGCAAGTGGTTCCATATACTGGTTGTACGAAGACTTGTTATTAAAGAAGGAACCATTTATTCTCCAATTTAATGTTCGGACTGAAGGGTTTAGAATGTTTTCTGTTCCTAATTTCATTGTGGGTGAAATCCTCTATCCTTGCCGTGGTCATCTGATTGAAGTCGATGGTCATCTAGCTgtggttggtaagaagaaggtagATATGGAAtgtcaaaagaataacaacacatcaATGAAGATGTGTATCCTTCATGTTAACCATGATCAAGACAGAAGAATGCAGAACGCAAATACCGTGACATGTATGAGCAGGGTTGCATGCAGCACCAGTACTGATTATTATTGGATCGAGGAGGCCTTCTTAATGCCACCGCCTTCTGATTGGACACCGATACACCCTGATGCTATTCTATCCATTCCAGGGACTGATTGGTTCATAATAAAATCCTTTGAGAAAGGtgatttctgtttttatttttacaaCTGGAGGACAAAGTATTTCAGCTCGACTAAGACTGAAGTTGTTGGAATGGCTTCCCTCTTTCAAGATACTACCCAATTCTCTTCGTCATTTTTCGTTCTCCGCACTTACAGTGAAAGCCTCCTGCCTGTAGTTTAA